One window of the Felis catus isolate Fca126 chromosome E3, F.catus_Fca126_mat1.0, whole genome shotgun sequence genome contains the following:
- the HAGH gene encoding insulin-like growth factor-binding protein complex acid labile subunit isoform X6, translated as MRGLMEPGSAGLGWPAAGCWLPQQWGSQRAGAAGPSRRTPAHCPPVVCSARGMALKRGGPALAVLLVSWAALGPCGLEGAEPGALGKAESPQCPAVCTCGHEDHSDELSVFCSSRNLTRLPDGIPDGARALWLDGNNFSSIPAAAFQNLSGLGFLNLQGSGLASLEPRALLGLHSLHHLHLERNQLRGLAAHTFLHTPGLASLGLSNNLLGRVDEGLFRGLSGLWDLDLGWNSLAVLPDAAFQGLAGLRELVLAGNKLAYLQPALFCGLGELRELDLSRNALRSVKANVFVKLPKLQKLYLDHNLIAAVAPGAFLGLRALRWLDLSHNRLGGLLEDTFPGLLGLHVLRLSRNAIAGLRPRTFKDLHFLEELRLDHNRIRQLPGQAFEGLGQLEVLTLNDNQIQEIEAGAFLGLLSVAVMNLSGNCLRALPEQAFQGLGRLHSLHLERSCLGRIRPHAFAGLSGLRRLFLRDNGIVAVEDQGLQGLAELLELDLTANRLAHLPGQLFQGLGKLEYLLLAGNRLAALSADALRPLRRVFWLDVSHNRLEALPEDVLAPLGQLRYLNLRNNSLRTFVPRAPGLERLWLEGNPWDCGCPLRALRALALQQPDVVPRFVRAAPDGDDGQPPAYAYNNITCTGPAAVAGLDLRDVAEAHFAHC; from the exons ATGAGGGGGTTAATGGAACCCGGGtcagcagggctgggctggcctgCGGCAGGGTGCTGGCTGCCCCAGCAGTGGGGAAGTCAGAGGGCAGGAGCAGCCGGCCCCAGCAGACGCACCCCTGCTCACTGCCCGCCTGTGGTCTGCTCTGCACGCGGGATGGCCCTGAAGAGAG GAGGCCCGGCCCTGGCCGTGCTCCTGGTCTCCTGGGCAGCGCTGGGCCCCTGCGGCCTGGAGGGAGCGGAGCCCGGGGCTCTGGGGAAGGCCGAGAGCCCGCAATGTCCAGCCGTCTGCACCTGCGGCCACGAGGACCATTCGGACGAGCTCAGCGTCTTCTGCAGCTCCAGGAACCTCACGCGGCTGCCCGACGGCATCCCGGACGGCGCCAGGGCCCTGTGGCTGGACGGCAACAACTTCTCCTCCATCCCCGCGGCGGCCTTCCAGAACCTCTCCGGTCTGGGCTTCCTCAACCTACAGGGCAGCGGACTGGCCAGCCTGGAGCCGCGGGCACTGCTCGGCCTGCACAGCCTCCACCACCTGCACCTGGAGCGGAACCAGCTGCGGGGGCTGGCGGCCCACACGTTCCTGCACACCCCGGGCCTCGCCTCGCTCGGCCTCAGCAACAACCTGCTGGGCAGGGTGGACGAGGGCCTCTTCCGGGGGCTGTCCGGCCTCTGGGACCTCGACCTCGGCTGGAACAGCCTGGCCGTGCTCCCGGACGCCGCCTTCCAGGGCCTGGCCGGCCTCCGCGAGCTGGTGCTGGCGGGCAACAAGCTGGCCTACCTGCAGCCCGCGCTCTTCTGTGGCCTCGGCGAGCTGCGGGAGTTGGACCTGAGTAGGAACGCCCTGCGCAGCGTCAAGGCCAACGTCTTCGTCAAACTGCCCAAGCTCCAGAAGCTCTACCTGGACCACAACCTCATCGCCGCCGTGGCCCCCGGCGCCTTCCTGGGCCTGAGGGCGCTGCGCTGGCTGGACCTGTCGCACAACCGGCTGGGCGGCCTCCTGGAGGACACCTTCCCCGGCCTGCTGGGCCTGCACGTCCTGCGCCTCTCGCGCAACGCCATCGCGGGCTTGCGGCCCCGCACCTTCAAGGACCTGCACTTCCTGGAGGAGCTGCGGCTGGACCACAACCGCATCCGGCAGCTGCCCGGCCAGGCCTTCGAGGGCCTGGGCCAGCTGGAGGTGCTCACGCTCAATGACAACCAGATCCAGGAGATCGAGGCGGGCGCCTTCCTCGGCCTCCTGAGCGTGGCGGTCATGAACCTGTCCGGGAACTGCCTGCGGGCGCTCCCGGAGCAGGCGTTCCAGGGCCTGGGCCGGCTGCACAGCCTGCACCTGGAGCGCAGCTGCCTGGGCCGCATCCGCCCGCACGCCTTCGCCGGCCTCTCGGGGCTGCGCCGGCTCTTCCTCCGGGACAACGGCATCGTGGCCGTGGAGGACCAGGGCCTGCAGGGGCTCGCGGAGCTCCTGGAGCTGGACCTCACCGCCAACCGGCTCGCACACCTGCCCGGCCAGCTCTTCCAGGGGCTCGGCAAGCTGGAGTACCTGCTCCTCGCCGGCAACCGGCTGGCGGCGCTGTCCGCGGACGCCCTGAGGCCCCTGCGGCGCGTCTTCTGGCTGGACGTGTCGCACAACCGCCTGGAGGCCCTGCCCGAGGACGTGCTGGCGCCGCTGGGGCAGCTGCGCTACCTGAACCTCAGGAACAACTCCCTGCGGACCTTCGTGCCGCGGGCCCCCGGCCTGGAGCGCCTGTGGCTTGAGGGCAACCCCTGGGACTGCGGCTGCCCCCTCCGGGCCCTCAGGGCCCTGGCCCTGCAGCAGCCCGACGTGGTCCCCCGCTTCGTGCGGGCAGCGCCGGACGGCGACGACGGCCAGCCGCCCGCGTACGCCTA